The Pontibacter sp. SGAir0037 DNA segment ACCTCTTTTATCTCCTTCACATCTATATAGCCTGTGGCCACTCTATAATAAAGATCGAGTACGGTAGGCACATTAAAAAAAGCCATTAACTTGTTCAGGTTAGCCTGGTTATCAGGTATACCCAGAGCTGCCAGGCGTTTTTCTAACACAACTTTACCATGTTCTGCTTTGTTTTTGCGTTCCTCCCGCAGCACATCTTTTATTTTGGAACGGGCTTTAGAAGTTACTACATAATTCAGCCACTCTTCGTTTGGCTTCTGCTTTTGTGATGTAAGAATCTCTACCTGGTCTCCGTTGTGCAGCCTATAGCTAAGTGGCACCAGCTTCTGGTTAACCTTGGCACCAAGGCACTGCAGCCCGATATGGGTATGTATTTCGAAGGCAAAATCCAACGCAGTAGCCCGATCTGGCAGAATGATAAGCTCCCCTTTTGGCGTAAAGACAAAGACTTCCTCCACAAAAAGGTTTTTGCGGAATTCATCCATAAACTCAAGCGCGTTGGCGGTGTTGTTTTCCAGCATATCCCGCACCTTGTTTATCCAGAGCTCAAGGGCAGATTCTGACATCGCAACTCCTCCATTCTTATACTTCCAGTGCGCTGCATAACCTCGCTCGGCAATCTCATCCATACGCTTGGTCCGGATTTGCACCTCCACCCACTGCCCGGTTTTACTCATAACAGTAGTGTGCAACGATTCATAACCGTTTGCTTTCGGAGTGTTCACCCAGTCGCGCAGGCGATCAGGGTTTGGCTGGTAAAAGTCGGTCACAATAGAGTATACCTGCCAGCATGCCGCTTTTTCTTTCTCAAGCGGCACATCCAGAATAATCCGGATCGCAAACAGATCATACACTTCATCAAAGGTTATATTCTGCTTCTTTATCTTTTTAAGAATAGAATAAATTGACTTAGGCCGGCCCTTTATAGTAAAATTAAAGCCATAGCGCCTCAACTCTTCTTCTATCGGAGAGGTAAACTCTTTAATGAATTTACTTCTTGCTGCCCGCGTCTGGCGGATTTTATTTGATATATCTTTATAAGTATCAGTATCGGTATACTTCAGGTACAGATCTTCCAGCTCCGACTTTATAGCGTAGAGCCCCAGCCTGTGTGCCAGCGGCGCATACAAGTACATGGTTTCCGAAGCAATCTTTAGCTGCTTATGCCGTGGCATGCTGCTCAGTGTGCGCATGTTGTGCAACCTGTCAGCCAACTTAATCAGGATTACCCGCACATCGTCTGACAGCGTAAGCAGCATCTTCCGGAAATTCTCCGCCTGCTGCGACGAGCCATAATCGAAAACGCCTGATATCTTGGTCAGGCCTTCAATAATTTTTGCCACACTGGGCCCGAACTCACGCTCAATATCGGCAGTTTCGAGCTCGGTATCTTCTACCACATCGTGCAAAAGAGCAGCCACAATAGAGGTTGTACCTAAACCAATTTCCTCTACTGCAATCTGAGCCACTGCCAGGGGGTGCAGAATATAAGGCTCCCCCGATTTGCGGCGCATGTCTTTATGTGCCTCCAGCGAAGTATTAAAAGCTTTCTTAATTATTTTAGCGTCGTTGTCTTTTAAGAAAGGCTTGGCATGTCGAAGTAGTCTTCGATAGTGTCTTAAGATCTCTTTGCGTTCTGCTTCCGGATCAATCATAATAGTATTCAAATAGAAATTGGAGCTGATGGTTCATAACAGCTCTGAACCTTATACCTATAAGTATAAAGAATGCAGCGGCTTTATAAGTTTCAAATATAACTGTTTATCGCGTGCAACCAACAAGCCCTCCATCCAAAGGCTCAGAAAAGGGTTGAGGACTTCAAAACGAATAGAAACACAGGAAACCGGAGGCTTTTCTGTATAGTAGCGTTCCCTGTTAAGCAGTATCCACAGGCTTCCAGGCAGCTCCGGCTACAGCGTACAGAATACACCAGCGTGAGGTCGTATAATATATAAAAAAATAAGAAACTCATACTTAATTACTTACATAAAAATAACCAATACAGGGTATTTTTTTTGAGTTTTTTTTGAACAGGTACTTGCAAATAAAATTATTGTCCGTACCTTTGCATCGTTATTAGAAACAAGCACACATGCGGATGTGGCGAAATTGGTAGACGCACTAGACTTAGGATCTAGCGCTGCGAGGCATGGGGGTTCGAGTCCCTCCATCCGCACTGAATAAAAGAACCCTCAACTTTTACGTTGGGGGTTTGTTTTTACTAGATGTCTCAAAATAAAAATTTGTTTAGCCTTGAATATTACATTAAACCAAACCGACAGCACTAATGCACAACTGAAGGTTGTACTGGAAGAAGCAGACTACGCTCCGAAAGTAGACCAGCAGGTAAAAGAATACAGCAAAAAAGCCCAGATCAAAGGCTTCAGACCTGGAAAGGTGCCGGCAGGGCTTGTGAAAAAAATGTATGGCAAGAGCATCCTGGTAGAAGAAATCAACAAGCTTCTGCAACAAGAGATATCTGGCTACATTCGTGAGAACAATGTAAAGCTTTTAGGAGAGCCACTTCCTGAGCCTACGCAGGATGCAATCGACTGGGATAACCAAAAGCAGTTTGAGTTTACTTATGCAGTAGGCTTACTACCTGAAATTAACCTTCCGCTGGATAAAAGCGTAGAGGGTTACACTGTAGAAGTTGACCAGGCGACCATTGACGAAGCATACGAAAATATCAAGCGCCAATTCGGTGAAACAATAAAACCTGAGACTTCTGAGCAAGGCGATTTTATTAACGGTGAGCTAAAGCAGGTAGAAGGTGATTTTGTTTCTAAAACCCTTATTCCTACAAATCGCGTAGTGGAGGGGCAGGAGCAATTTATCGGTCTGAAAGAAGGCGATGTGATTCGTTTCGACATCCGTAAAACTTTCGGTGATGATAATTCGGCCCTGGCACATGTAACTGGCCTGAGCAAAGAAGTGGTTGCTGACCTGAACGGTGAGTTTGAATTTACTGTAGATAAAATCTCTCGTACAGCATCTGCCGAACTGAACCAGGAGCTTTTCGACAAGCTATTTGGTAAAGATGAAGTAACAACAGAAGAAGACTTCGACGCGAAAATCCGTGAAACGATCAAGGAAAACTATGATCGTGAAGCTGACAACCTGTTGAGCCGTAACATTATTGATACGCTGGTTGACAACCTGGAAGTAGAACTTCCTACTGAATTCTTTAAGCGTTGGCTGCAGGTAACTAACGAAGGTCGTTTAACAGCAGAGCAGATCGAAGAAAACTTCGATAAGTATACACGCGAGCTGAAATGGTCTATGATCAAAAACAAGGTAGTTGAGGAAAACGAGCTGAAAGTATCGAACGAAGAAGTGGTAGAAAGCACGAAGCAGAAGATGCTGGCGCAGTTTAACATGCTTGAAATTCCTGAGGAACTGGTAGAAAGCATGAACAACTATGCTAACCAATACTTGAGCCAGGACAACGGTCGCAACTACATTAATGAGTACGAGCAACTACTGGCAGAGAAGGTGCTCGCTAAACTGAAAGAGCAAATGACTGTTGTTGAGAAAACAATAACTGCAGAGGACTTCAAGAATCTGTCGTTTTAACGAACGCATTATATAACCCATTTCGTAAAAAGTCCTTTTTTTTAAAAAGGACTTTTTTATTTTTGTCTAAACCGTAAACCAAAACATATATGTTTAACAAAGACGAGTTCCGGAAATTTGCCGTAAAAGGCCAGGGTCTAAGTGGCCTGGGCGTAGATCAATACATACATCATATCGAAGGTAGAGCAATGCATACTATTGAAAGTATGACACGCTCTGTTATTGAAGAACGCCCGACTAACTTCCGTGAGATTGACGTTTTCTCCCGGCTGATCATGGACCGAATCATTTTTCTGGGCACACAAGTAGATGATTTTATCGCTAACATTATTACAGCACAGCTTCTTTTCCTAGAGTCGGCTGATGCTAAGAAAGATATCCTGCTTTACATCAACAGTCCTGGTGGTTCTGTATATGCCGGCTTAGGTATTTATGATACCATGCAGTATGTAAGCCCGGATGTAGCAACCATCTGTACTGGGCTGGCTGCCTCTATGGGAGCTGTATTATTAGCTGGCGGTGCTAAAGACAAGCGATCTGCTCTGCCTCATGCCCGCGTTATGATTCACCAGCCAATGGGTGGTGCTCAGGGTCAGGCTACAGATATCGAAATCACAGCACGTGAAATCCTGAAGCTAAAAAAGGAACTTTATGAAATCTTAGCTGATCACTCTGGTAAATCTTACCAGGATATTTATGACAACTCTGAGCGTGACTACTGGATGATCGCACAGGAAGCTAAAGAATTCGGTTTGATTGACGAAGTATTGGTTCGCAAGAAATCTTAATCAGCCTGAAATACATATAAAGCCCGCACTGCTAACAGTGCGGGCTTTGTGCTTTATACCCACCCCTACTACTGCTGCCCTGCTTTAGCTATACCTCCCCCTCTTAACTTTCAATACATTTTAACTGAACAGCTTTCCTCCTGATAAAGTACTGCCCTAACGGCAACTATTTTTGCTTATTAACATCGCAACATTAAACCTTGGCTACTAACCTTAATCTAACTACCTTGAATTTACAACCTAATCTATTTACCTAACCTAATCCTTATGTTTCAAAAAATTGGTTTAAGTATTGTGCTTACAGCCAGCATTATTGGTGCTGCCGAAGCTCAGACCAAACAAGTTGAGAAAGTCACCAAAAAAGGGAGCGAACTGGTTATACCTTACGAGAAGTATAAACTGGCAAACGGACTTACCCTTATTGTGCACGAAGATCACTCCGACCCTGTAGTACATGTGGATGTTACCTACCACGTAGGCTCTGCCCGGGAAGAAATCGGCAAATCCGGTTTTGCTCACTTTTTCGAGCACATGATGTTCCAGGGTTCCGACAACGTGGCTGACGAAGAACATTTCAAAATTGTGTCGGATGCAGGTGGCACCTTAAATGGCTCTACCAACAGCGACCGCACCAATTATTACGAAACAGTGCCGAGCAACCAGCTGGAAACGGCGCTGTGGCTGGAGGCAGACCGTATGGGCTTTTTGCTGGACGCTGTTACACAGCCAAAGTTTGAAGTGCAGCGTGAAACAGTAAAGAATGAGCGTGGCCAGCGGGTAGATAATCAGCCTTATGGTTTGTCTTCTGAAATCATATCTAAAACCCTGTACCCTTACGGCCACCCTTACTCCTGGCCAGTGATCGGCTACCTGGAAGACCTGAACCGTGTACAGCTGAACGACCTGAAGAACTTCTTCCTGCGCTGGTACGGCCCGAATAATGCTGTCGTAACCGTAGGTGGCGATGTAAAGCCAGCAGAAGTGGTAAAATTGGTCGAAAAATATTTTGGCTCTATACCTACCGGTCCTGCCGTGCAGAATATGAAGCCTATGGTACCGGTGTTAGACAAAACCCGTTATGTATCTTACGAAGACAACGTGCGTTTTCCGATGCTTCGCATAACATATCCTGTTCCGCAGGCCGGGCATAAAGACGAGGCAGCCCTTGATGTACTGGCAGAGGTATTCGGGCAAGGCAAAAACTCTGTTCTTTACAAAAATTTTGTAAAAGACCAGAAAGCTGTTAATGCAATGGCTTTCAACTCTGCTTCCGAACTGGCAGGACAGTTTATGGTTTCAATTACATCGTACCCTAACCAGAAATTGGCCGATGCCGAGGCACTGATACAGAAGTCCTTCAGCGACTTTGAGCAACGTGGTATTTCTGACGAAGACCTGGTACGTTTTAAAGCTTCTGCTGAATCCGGCCTGATTAACAGGATGGCCAGCGTAAGCGGTAAAGTTACCCAACTGGCTTACTATGAAACTTTCAGAAGTAACCCGAACTACATACAGGAAGAGCTTCGCCGTATCCAGGCTGTTACCAAAGACGACGTAATGCGGGTGTATAACCAATACATTAAAGGTAAAAACAGCGTTGTATTAAGCGTAGTGCCAAAAGGAAAAGCAGAGCTTATTGCAAAGGCTGATAACTTCACTCCCACAAAAGACGGTTATACTGCCGGACCGGATGAGTACTCAGGCTTAACTTATACCAAAGCCGTAGATACTTTCGATCGCAGCAAGCGACCGGCAGCCGGAACCAACCCTGTGGTAGCTGTTCCGAACTATTATACAGGCAAGTTTAAGAATGGTATAAAAGTAATCGGTACACAAACAGACGAAATTCCTACTGTTACGCTTCAACTCACCCTTGAAGGAGGCCACAGGCTATCTGCTGCAAACCCTGGTAAAGCAGGTATCAGTACTCTTACAGCCTCTCTTCTGAATGAAGATACTGAGAATTTCACGGCAGAAGAATTCACAAATGAACTGAATAAACTGGGCAGCAGCATTTCTATAGGCAGCGGTGCAAACGAAACATCAGTATATGTCTCTTCGCTTACCAAAAACCTCGATCAAACTTTAAAGCTGCTGGAAGAGCGCCTGTTTAAGCCAAAGTTTGCAGAGGATGATTTTGAAAGACTAAAAAAGCAGCAGTTGGAAGGAATTGCCAACCAGGCCACTCAACCTACAGCCATTGCCAGTAAAGTTTATAACAAATTGCTTTATGGCGAAGGCAATTTCATGGCTGTGCCAACTTCTGGTACAACTGAAACCGTTTCTAGCATCACGTTAGACGATGTGAAGAAATTTTACCAAGACAATTATGCTCCAACTGTGGCTAGCCTGGTAGTAGTGGGCAACATTAGCGAGAAAGACATCATGAACAAACTTTCTTTCCTAAATAAATGGGAAAAGAAAAACGTTAAGATTCCTGCGACAGCAAAGACACCAGCTATTGAAAAAACCAGAATTTACCTGGTAGATAAGACCGATGCGGCACAGTCTGAAATTAGAATCGGTTATTTAGCAATGCCTTTCGACGCAACAGGCGATTACTACAAAGCTGGTCTGATGAACTATGCTTTAGGGGGTGCTTTTAACAGCCGCATAAACCTGAACCTGCGCGAAGATAAAGGCTATACCTATGGTGCCCGCTCAGGATTCAGCGGCAACAAATATGGCGGCTCTTTTACAGCCTCTGCAGGCGTGCGTGCCGATGCTACAGCTGAGTCTGTAACGGAATTTATGAAGGAGATTACTAATTTCCAGAGCAGTGGAATTACCGAGGATGAGCTACAGTTTATGAAAAACTCTATTGGCCAAGCTGATGCCCGTAAGTATGAAACACCACGTCAGAAAGCCGGTTTTCTGGGTCAAATTATAGAGTATAACCTGAACAAGGATTTCGTTAAGAAGCAGACAGCTATTCTGCAGAACATCTCTAAGAAAGAGATCGACGCGCTGGCTTCCAAAAACCTGCCAGCTAACAACATGCATATTGTTGTTGTTGGCGATAAGAAAACAGTACTTCCGAAGCTACAGGCTTTAAACTACGAAGTAATTGAGCTGGATACGGATGGTAACCCAATTGGAACATCATCCATAAAATAAAGCACATTTACCTTTTGCACAGGCCGCTCCGTTAACGGAGTGGCCTGTTTTGTTTTATAAGCCCCGTAGTTATTTCGCAAAACACTAACACAATCTGCTCTTCACATAACCAGATTACCTTTTTCATATTTTTCTTTGATTTATCCCAATATTTTAAATATATTGATTTAAAATATTTCCTACCATTACCTAATTTTATCATCATGCTTCAAAAATTGGTTTAAGTATTGTCCTTACAGCCAGTATTATAGGTGCTGCGGAGGCTCAAACAAAACTGGTGGAGAAGGTCACCAAAAAAGGAAACGAGATAGTAATTCCTTATGAGAAGTATAAACTCGCCAACGGCCTTACACTGCTTATTCACGAAGATCATTCCAATCCGGTTGTGCACGTAGATGTTACCTACCACGTAGGCTCTGCCCGTGAGGAAGTAGGTAAATCCGGTTTTGCTCATTTTTTCGAGCACATGATGTTTCAGGGCTCCGACAACGTGGCTGACGAGGAGCATTTCAAAATTGTGTCGGATGCAGGTGGCACGCTAAACGGAACCACGAACCGCGACCGCACCAACTATTTCGAAACTGTACCGAGCAACCAACTGGAAACGGCACTGTGGCTGGAGGCAGACCGTATGGGTTTCTTGCTGGACGCTGTTACACAACAAAAATTTGAGGTACAGCGCGAAACAGTAAAAAATGAACGCGGCCAGAATTATGACAACCGCCCATATGGTTTAGCCGGCGAAATGGTCGCAAAAAATCTGTACCCTTATGGCCATCCCTACTCCTGGATGACGATCGGGTATATAGAAGATCTGAACAGGGTTAATGCAAACGACCTTAAAAACTTTTTCCTGCGCTGGTATGGTCCTAACAACGCCACTTTATCCATCGGCGGCGATGTAAACCCACAGGAAGTTATCAAGCTGGCTGAAAAATATTTTGGCAGCATTCCAAGTGGCCCTGCTGTTCAGAAAATGGAACTGCCTGCTGTTGTGCTGGAAAAGGACCGCTATGTGTCTTATGAAGACAATATCCGCTTCCCGATGCTGCAGATGGTATTCCCAACCGTTCCAAACTATCACCCGGACGAAGTGCCTTTAGACGTACTTGCGGAAATCCTGGGAGGCAATAAAAACTCTATCCTCTATAAAAACCTAACAAAAGCCCAGAAAGCAGTACAGGCCAGTGCCGGGCACCCCTGCTCTGAGCTAGCCGGCGAGTTTACGTTTACAGTATTGCCTTACCCTGGGCAAACGCTGGCCGATATGGAAAAACTGGTACGGGAGGCACTGGATGAGTTCGAGAAAACAGGCGTTAGCGACGATGCTCTTACGCGTTTTAAAGCATCGTATGAATCAGGTACGATTGGCAGCTTAACAAGTGTATCCGGAAAGACATCTACCCTGGCATCCTACGAAACCTTTACAGGCAATCCTAACTTTTTAGCCAAACAGCTGCAAGCCCATAATGCCGTTACCAAAGAAGACGTAATGCGTGTTTACAATAAATATATTAAAGGGAAATACAGCGTAATTTTGAGTGTGGTGCCTAAAGGCAAGCCAGAACTGGTAGCTAAAGTAGATAACTATACTGTTTCAAAAGATGGCTATGCGGCCGGTCCGGATGAATATTCTGGTTTGGCATACACCAAAGCAGTAGACACCTTCGACCGCAGCAAACGCCCGGCAGCGGGGCCTAATCCGGTTATAACTGTTCCTGATTACTATACAACCAAATTCAAGAACGGACTGAAAGTGATCGGTACTAAATCAGATGAAATTCCAACCGTAACACTTCAGCTATCTATTAAAGGCGGCCATCGGTTATCAGCCATGAATCCTGGCAAAGCAGGTATCAGCTCTCTTACAGCAGCCATGCTAAATGAGGACACCGAGCATTATACTTCCGAAGAACTGGATAGCGAGCTGAATAAATTAGGCAGTTCTATTAGTGTGATGGCAGGCACAGACGAAACCTATGTTTTCGTGCAGTCTCTTACTAAAAACCTCGATAAGACCCTAAAACTGATGGAGGAGAAAATGTTCCATCCTAAGTTTGCTCAGGAGGATTTTGACAGATTAAAGAAACAAAGGCTGGAAGTAATAGCCAACCAGGCCACCCAACCTACCTCTATTGCCAGTAATGTCTACTATAAACTGCTGTATGGAGAAGGTCATATCATGGCAATTCCATCTTTAGGTACCGCGGCTTCGGTTGAAAGCATTACGTTAGATGATGTAAAGCAATTCTATAAAGCCAATTATTCTCCATCTGTTTCGAACCTGGTTGTGGTAGGCGATATCAGCAACAACGATATACTGGCTAAACTGGACTTCCTGAAAAACTGGGAGAAAAAAGATGTTAAACTTCCTGCCGATGTAAAAGCTTCTCCGATTGCCAAAACAAGAATTTATTTTGTTGATAAGCCGGATGCAGCACAGTCTGAGATCAGGATAGGTTACATGTCGCTGCCTTATGATGCAACAGGAGAGTATTACAAACTAGGCCTGATGAATTATACTTTGGGGGGCGCATTTAACAGCCGCATTAACCTGAACCTGCGCGAAGACAAAGGCTATACCTATGGTGCACACTCCTACTTTGCCGGAAATAAATACGCGGGCCCATTTACAGCCTCGGCTGGCGTTAGAGCCAACGCTACCGCCGAATCTGTTGTAGAGTTTATGAAAGAGATCAACAATTTCAGAACAGCAGGTATAACAGCAGAGGAGCTGCAGTTTATGAAAAACTCTATGGGCCAGGCCGACGCGCGTAAGTATGAAACACCCTCTCAGAAAGCCGGATTCCTGAGCAGAATCAGTGAGTATAACCTGAATAAAAACTTTGTTAAAAAGCAGACGGCTATACTTAGTGGTATGACCAAGAAGGATATTGATGCCCTGGCTACTAAATACCTAACTTCTGATAACATGCACATTGTAGTGGTAGGCTATAAAAAAACAGTGCTTTCGAAACTGCAAGACCTGGAATACGAGGTTGTTGAACTTGATATAGAAGGCAACCCTATCGGAACTTCATCCATCAACTAACAACAAAAGAAGCCCTTTTACAAGGGCTTCTTTTTTCTTCAGGATAGTTAAACCCTAATCTTCCCGGCTTCTGCCAATGCCTTTGCCAGCTGCACCTCTGCCTGAAAACTGCCGGAAAAGAGAATATCAGCCAGCTCAAGCTGAACAGCACCTGCGAAACTTTAGATTTTATATGAAAAATTAAAATTTAATAAAAAATTTATCAACAGCTACTTGTGGAAACAAATCGTTTAATATATATTGATAATCAATAAGTTATATAAAAATTAATGAATATAAATTTTAAAATTTAAAGGGGTTTTTTATTGCGATATCAACATTTCGTAAATTCCATTTTTGTTTTAATAAACTTTCTATTTTGTACCTTTGTCTGAAGCTTTATAAAACAAGCTGAATTATTATCTGTACCAACTGACTTTTATGGCTGAAATTACCTGTTCTTTTTGCGGCAAAAACAAGAAAGATGTATCTGTTATGATTTCTGGTATTAACGCGCACATTTGCGACCGTTGTATCGGACAGGCACAACAAATACTGAATGAGGAAAATAAAGTTCGTGCGAACGGCCGCTCTCCTAAGTTTAACCTGATGAAACCAAAGGAGATGAAGCAATACCTGGATCAGTTTGTTGTTGGCCAGGATGAAGCCAAAAAAGTAATGTCTGTGGCAGTGTATAACCACTACAAACGCCTGATGCAACCAACAGAGAAAGATGATGTGGTTATTGAAAAATCAAACATCATTATGGTGGGCGAAACAGGTACAGGTAAAACTTACCTGGCTCGTATGATGGCCGGTATACTGCAGGTTCCGTTCTGTATTGCCGATGCTACCGTACTGACAGAGGCTGGTTATGTAGGCGAAGACGTAGAAAGTATTTTAACACGCCTGCTACAGGCTGCCGATTACAATGTAGAATCAGCTGAACGTGGCATCGTGTATATTGATGAAATTGATAAAATTGCCCGCAAGAGCGATAACCCTTCTATCACTCGCGATGTGAGTGGCGAAGGGGTGCAACAGGCGCTTTTAAAGCTTTTAGAAGGCACTGTTGTAAACGTACCGCCACAAGGCGGGCGTAAGCACCCTGAGCAAAAGATGATCACCGTAAACACAGAGAATATCCTGTTTATTTGCGGTGGAGCTTTTGTAGGCATAGACAGGTTGATTAAAAGCCGCCTGAACTCCCGGCCTATTGGTTTCTCCAAACCAGCTTCTGATGAAGTAGGAGAAGAAGAGAACTTCCTGAAGTACCTCTCAGCACAGGACCTGAAGAGCTTTGGCCTTATTCCGGAGTTAATTGGCCGTTTACCAGTTGTCACGCACCTGGACCCGCTAGATAAGGAAACACTGCGCATGATCCTGCTGGAGCCAAAGAACTCAATTATCAAGCAGTACAAGCGCCTGTTCGATATGGAGAAAATCTCTCTTAACTTCGACGACAGCGCGTTGGATTATATTGTAGAAAAAGCAGCCGAATATAAGCTGGGCGCTCGTGGCCTTCGCTCTATATGTGAAGGCATTATGACGGATGCCATGTTTGAACTGCCATCTATCGAAGGCACAAAAGAATTGACAATCACCGGCGATTATGCCCGTGAAAAATTTGAGAAATCTTCATTAAAGCAACTTAAAGTAGCCTGATTTCTGAAATCTTGTAAGTAAAAAGAGAAGAGGTCCTGCAAAGCTTGCAGGACCTCTTCTCTTTTCGGCATGTGCTGCAATAGCACTACAAGCCGTACTGAGACAGCAGGTAAATTAAGGATGCCATAGAAGCGGCACCGAGCTGCATCTCGCGGCGGTTCACATTTTCAAACACATCTATAACTGTGTGGTGATAATCGAAGTAACGCTGAGAGTCTGGGCGAAAGCCGATCAAAGCCACTGTGCCCTGTCCTTTAAGCGGGCCAATGTCGGCACCACCACCACCTTCTGTTAACTCGTGCAGGCCGTATGGTGCCAGCAGTGGCTTCCAAGTTAAAACTTTTGAGTATTGATTATTTGTACCGCTAAT contains these protein-coding regions:
- a CDS encoding ClpP family protease, translated to MFNKDEFRKFAVKGQGLSGLGVDQYIHHIEGRAMHTIESMTRSVIEERPTNFREIDVFSRLIMDRIIFLGTQVDDFIANIITAQLLFLESADAKKDILLYINSPGGSVYAGLGIYDTMQYVSPDVATICTGLAASMGAVLLAGGAKDKRSALPHARVMIHQPMGGAQGQATDIEITAREILKLKKELYEILADHSGKSYQDIYDNSERDYWMIAQEAKEFGLIDEVLVRKKS
- a CDS encoding pitrilysin family protein, whose product is MFQKIGLSIVLTASIIGAAEAQTKQVEKVTKKGSELVIPYEKYKLANGLTLIVHEDHSDPVVHVDVTYHVGSAREEIGKSGFAHFFEHMMFQGSDNVADEEHFKIVSDAGGTLNGSTNSDRTNYYETVPSNQLETALWLEADRMGFLLDAVTQPKFEVQRETVKNERGQRVDNQPYGLSSEIISKTLYPYGHPYSWPVIGYLEDLNRVQLNDLKNFFLRWYGPNNAVVTVGGDVKPAEVVKLVEKYFGSIPTGPAVQNMKPMVPVLDKTRYVSYEDNVRFPMLRITYPVPQAGHKDEAALDVLAEVFGQGKNSVLYKNFVKDQKAVNAMAFNSASELAGQFMVSITSYPNQKLADAEALIQKSFSDFEQRGISDEDLVRFKASAESGLINRMASVSGKVTQLAYYETFRSNPNYIQEELRRIQAVTKDDVMRVYNQYIKGKNSVVLSVVPKGKAELIAKADNFTPTKDGYTAGPDEYSGLTYTKAVDTFDRSKRPAAGTNPVVAVPNYYTGKFKNGIKVIGTQTDEIPTVTLQLTLEGGHRLSAANPGKAGISTLTASLLNEDTENFTAEEFTNELNKLGSSISIGSGANETSVYVSSLTKNLDQTLKLLEERLFKPKFAEDDFERLKKQQLEGIANQATQPTAIASKVYNKLLYGEGNFMAVPTSGTTETVSSITLDDVKKFYQDNYAPTVASLVVVGNISEKDIMNKLSFLNKWEKKNVKIPATAKTPAIEKTRIYLVDKTDAAQSEIRIGYLAMPFDATGDYYKAGLMNYALGGAFNSRINLNLREDKGYTYGARSGFSGNKYGGSFTASAGVRADATAESVTEFMKEITNFQSSGITEDELQFMKNSIGQADARKYETPRQKAGFLGQIIEYNLNKDFVKKQTAILQNISKKEIDALASKNLPANNMHIVVVGDKKTVLPKLQALNYEVIELDTDGNPIGTSSIK
- a CDS encoding bifunctional (p)ppGpp synthetase/guanosine-3',5'-bis(diphosphate) 3'-pyrophosphohydrolase, with the protein product MIDPEAERKEILRHYRRLLRHAKPFLKDNDAKIIKKAFNTSLEAHKDMRRKSGEPYILHPLAVAQIAVEEIGLGTTSIVAALLHDVVEDTELETADIEREFGPSVAKIIEGLTKISGVFDYGSSQQAENFRKMLLTLSDDVRVILIKLADRLHNMRTLSSMPRHKQLKIASETMYLYAPLAHRLGLYAIKSELEDLYLKYTDTDTYKDISNKIRQTRAARSKFIKEFTSPIEEELRRYGFNFTIKGRPKSIYSILKKIKKQNITFDEVYDLFAIRIILDVPLEKEKAACWQVYSIVTDFYQPNPDRLRDWVNTPKANGYESLHTTVMSKTGQWVEVQIRTKRMDEIAERGYAAHWKYKNGGVAMSESALELWINKVRDMLENNTANALEFMDEFRKNLFVEEVFVFTPKGELIILPDRATALDFAFEIHTHIGLQCLGAKVNQKLVPLSYRLHNGDQVEILTSQKQKPNEEWLNYVVTSKARSKIKDVLREERKNKAEHGKVVLEKRLAALGIPDNQANLNKLMAFFNVPTVLDLYYRVATGYIDVKEIKEVIFTSSSDKTASMLEPKSFDKEVQKIRGVNSDMLVIGEKTSNINYKVANCCNPIPGDDVFGFQGEDGEIVIHRTSCSKGMELMSNYGNRIIKAKWTDQKELAFLAGIRIKGTDRVGLVNDLTKVISNSLKVNMRSITIDSNDGIFEGNIMVFVNDTGHLEKLIQRMSKVVGVLTVERFD
- the tig gene encoding trigger factor, translating into MNITLNQTDSTNAQLKVVLEEADYAPKVDQQVKEYSKKAQIKGFRPGKVPAGLVKKMYGKSILVEEINKLLQQEISGYIRENNVKLLGEPLPEPTQDAIDWDNQKQFEFTYAVGLLPEINLPLDKSVEGYTVEVDQATIDEAYENIKRQFGETIKPETSEQGDFINGELKQVEGDFVSKTLIPTNRVVEGQEQFIGLKEGDVIRFDIRKTFGDDNSALAHVTGLSKEVVADLNGEFEFTVDKISRTASAELNQELFDKLFGKDEVTTEEDFDAKIRETIKENYDREADNLLSRNIIDTLVDNLEVELPTEFFKRWLQVTNEGRLTAEQIEENFDKYTRELKWSMIKNKVVEENELKVSNEEVVESTKQKMLAQFNMLEIPEELVESMNNYANQYLSQDNGRNYINEYEQLLAEKVLAKLKEQMTVVEKTITAEDFKNLSF